A genomic region of Lagopus muta isolate bLagMut1 chromosome 19, bLagMut1 primary, whole genome shotgun sequence contains the following coding sequences:
- the SLC27A4 gene encoding long-chain fatty acid transport protein 4, which produces MLRLAAFAALLLFFRVSLELSWAQAIPALFIFYLGSGGWDFFLIVIKTIRRDVTTGLILLQVKWQVWRHVKEKNTIAKIFQKTASKCPEKTALIFQGTGESWTFRQLDEYSNQVANFFHGQGFRSGDVVALFMESRNQYVGLWLGLAKIGVETALVNSNLRMEALLHCITISNSKAVVFGVEMMEAMKEVQSSMEKSVHLFWSGEGSLESALPGAKHLDPLLQTALRHQPDPPEKGFLDKLFYIYTSGTTGMPKAAIVVNCRYFRMASLVFYGFRMRPDDVMYDCLPLYHAAGNIVGIGQCLLQGMTVVIRKKFSASHFWEDCVKYNCTIVQYIGEICRYLLNQPFQEVERQHRVRMALGNGLRASIWKEFMARFGIAQVAEFYGATECNCGLGNFDNNVGSCGFNSRILPGVYPIGLVKVDEDTMELIRGPDGICIRCKPGEPGQLVGRIVKNNPLQHFDGYLNQSATSKKIARDVFAKGDAAYLTGDVLVMDKYGYMYFRDRTGDTFRWKGENVSTTEVEGTLSRILNLTDVVVYGVEIPGTEGKAGMAAIADPENSCDLESFASQLKKALPLYAQPVFLRFLQEVSKTSTYKFQKVELRKQGFDPTLVKDKLYFLDCRQGRYLPLDQEAFDRIQSGQQKL; this is translated from the exons ATGCTGCGTTTGGCTGCCTtcgcagcactgctgctgttcttcaggGTCAGCCTGGAGCTGTCCTGGGCCCAGGCCATCCCTGCTCTCTTCATCTTCTACCTGGGATCAGGGGGATGGGACTTCTTCCTCATAGTCATCAAGACAATACGAAGGGATGTCAC CACGGGGCTGATTCTGCTGCAGGTGAAGTGGCAGGTGTGGAGGCACGTGAAGGAGAAGAACACAATCGCCAAGATCTTCCAGAAAACTGCAAGCAAGTGTCcagagaaaacagcactgatctTCCAAGGCACGGGCGAGAGCTGGACCTTCCGGCAGCTGGATGAGTACTCCAACCAAGTGGCCAATTTCTTCCATGGCCAAGGCTTCCGCTCTGGTGATGTGGTGGCTCTGTTCATGGAGTCCCGCAATCAGTACGTGGGGCTGTGGCTCGGCCTGGCCAAGATCGGGGTGGAGACGGCCCTGGTGAATTCCAACCTACGCATGGAGGCCTTGCTGCACTGCATCACCATCTCCAACTCCAAGGCTGTGGTTTTTGGAGTGGAAATGATGGAAG CTATGAAGGAGGTGCAGTCCTCCATGGAGAAGTCTGTCCATCTCTTCTGGTCAGGAGAAGGAAGCCTTGAGTCTGCACTTCCTGGTGCAAAGCACCTGGATCCCCTCCTGCAGACAGCTCTTCGACACCAGCCAGATCCCCCTGAGAAGGGCTTTCTGG ATAAACTCTTCTATATCTACACCTCTGGCACTACGGGAATGCCCAAGGCTGCTATTGTGGTGAACTGCAG GTATTTCCGCATGGCCAGCTTGGTTTTTTACGGTTTTCGCATGAGACCCGATGATGTGATGTATGACTGCCTTCCACTTTACCACGCTGCAG GGAACATCGTGGGCATCGGGCAGTGCTTGCTGCAGGGCATGACAGTCGTCATCCGCAAGAAGTTCTCAGCCTCACACTTCTGGGAGGACTGCGTGAAGTACAACTGCACG ATTGTGCAGTACATTGGGGAGATCTGCCGCTACCTGCTGAACCAGCCCTTCCAGGAGGTGGAGCGGCAGCACCGGGTGCGCATGGCGCTGGGCAATGGGCTGCGAGCTTCCATCTGGAAAGAGTTCATGGCCCGCTTTGGCATCGCCCAGGTGGCTGAGTTCTATGGGGCCACTGAGTGCAACTGCGGCCTGGGGAACTTCGACAATAAC GTCGGGTCCTGTGGCTTCAACAGCAGGATCTTGCCAGGGGTGTACCCCATTGGCTTGGTGAAAGTGGATGAAGATACCATGGAGCTGATCCGGGGGCCGGATGGTATCTGCATCCGCTGCAAACCAG ggGAGCCGGGGCAGCTGGTGGGCCGCATTGTCAAGAACAACCCTCTGCAGCACTTTGATGGCTACCTGAATCAGTCAGCTACCAGCAAGAAAATCGCCAGGGATGTGTTTGCAAAAGGGGATGCTGCCTATCTCACAG GGGATGTCCTGGTGATGGACAAATACGGCTACATGTACTTTCGGGACCGCACCGGAGACACGTTCCGCTGGAAGGGAGAGAACGTCTCCACTACTGAGGTGGAGGGGACACTGAGCCGCATCCTCAACCTGACAGACGTGGTTGTATACGGGGTGGAGATCCCAG gCACTGAAGGGAAGGCAGGAATGGCAGCCATTGCTGACCCAGAGAACTCCTGTGATCTGGAGAGCTTTGCCAGCCAGCTGAAAAAGGCCCTGCCTCTGTATGCACAGCCTGTCTTCCTGCGGTTCCTGCAAGAGGTCTCCAAGACAA GCACCTACAAATTCCAGAAGGTGGAGCTGCGTAAGCAGGGCTTTGACCCCACACTGGTGAAGGACAAGTTGTACTTCTTGGACTGCAGGCAAGGCCGCTACCTGCCCTTGGACCAGGAGGCGTTTGACAGGATCCAGTCGGGACAGCAGAAGCTGTAA
- the COQ4 gene encoding ubiquinone biosynthesis protein COQ4 homolog, mitochondrial: MLRGAAVRAALLRAVRGAPGRAGLGRAVPRAEEQEDEEEEEQPAGRVPLYPGHIPTSPLQKALLAAGSACAALWDPYRHDMVAVLGETTGCLALPKLRDRMRNDPEGYRILQERPRIRLSTLDMARLRGLPAGTLGREYVRFLEDNKVSPDTRMPAKFVDDEELAYVIQRYREVHDLMHTLLGMPTNMLGEVVVKWFEAVQTGLPMCVLGAAFGPVRLNARKLQVLATELIPWAVRSGRNASCVLNVYYEQRWEQSVESLREEIGIFPPPAVRV; this comes from the exons ATGCTGCGGGGGGCGGCGGTGCGGGCCGCGCTGCTGCGGGCGGTGCGCGGCGCTCCGG GCAGAGCCGGGCTGGGCCGCGCCGTGCCCCGCGCTGAGGagcaggaggatgaggaggaggaagaacagCCGGCGGGGCGCGTCCCGCTGTACCCCGGGCACATCCCGACCAGCCCGCTGCAGAAAGCGCTGCTGGCGGCCGGCTCGGCGTGCGCGGCTCTGTGGGACCCCTACAGACACG ACATGGTGGCAGTCCTCGGTGAGACCACGGGCTGCCTTGCCCTGCCCAAGCTGCGAGACAGGATGAGGAATGACCCTGAAGGTTACCGCATCCTCCA GGAGCGGCCTCGCATCCGCCTCTCCACGCTGGACATGGCCCGGCTGCGGGGGCTGCCTGCTGGCACGCTGGGCCGTGAATACGTCCGCTTCTTGGAGGACAAT AAGGTTTCTCCAGACACCCGCATGCCAGCCAAGTTCGTGGATGATGAAGAGCTGGCGTATGTGATCCAGCGGTACCGGGAAGTGCACGACCTGATGCACACCCTGCTGGGCATGCCCACCAACATGCTGG GTGAAGTGGTGGTGAAATGGTTTGAAGCCGTCCAGACGGGGCTGCCcatgtgtgtgctgggagcagcgtTTGGCCCCGTTCGTCTCAACGCACG aaagctgcaggtcCTGGCCACCGAGCTGATTCCATGGGCGGTCCGGAGCGGGCGCAACGCCAGCTGTGTCCTCAATGTCTATTAtgagcagcgctgggagcagAGCGTGGAGTCCCTGCGGGAGGAAATTGGCATCTTCCCCCCTCCGGCTGTCCGTGTGTGA
- the TRUB2 gene encoding pseudouridylate synthase TRUB2, mitochondrial: MAAVPAGLFAVYKPPGVAWNRVRDAVETRLLRELNAAPARPPRSRIRFLPAASAGPPALEAVRVPVLAEHRLVRGPRFTQLKFGAGHRLDVKASGVFVLGVGHGNKLLSHLYDCHLSKVYTVRGQFGKATVDFSDTGKLIEKTTFDHITREKLERILAVIQGTNHKALLMHSNIDMKTQEAYELAVKGLIRPMGKSPPIITAIRCLQFALPEFQLEIHCLHETQQYLRKVVHEIGLELKSSAVCTQVRRTRDGVFTLDDALLRTQWNLQSIQNAILNCQLRVKTELEKTMSHWDGSVLQEMDAEAAHAADS, encoded by the exons atGGCGGCGGTTCCTGCGGGGCTGTTCGCGGTGTACAAACCGCCGGGAGTGGCGTGGAACCGCGTGCGGGATGCGGTGGAGACGCGGCTGCTGCGCG AGCTCAACGCGGCCCCAGCGCGGCCCCCGCGGAGCCGCATCCGCTTCCTGCCCGCTGCGAGCGCGGGGCCGCCGGCGTTGGAGGCCGTGCGGGTGCCGGTGTTGGCCGAGCACCGCCTGG TTCGAGGGCCCCGCTTCACGCAGCTGAAGTTCGGCGCCGGGCACCGGCTGGACGTGAAGGCGTCGGGGGTGTTCG TGCTCGGTGTTGGGCACGGGAACAAGCTCCTCAGCCACCTGTACGACTGCCACCTGAGCAAG GTTTACACAGTCAGGGGGCAGTTTGGTAAAGCTACCGTGGACTTCTCAGACACTGGGAAGCTGATAGAGAAGACGACGTTTG ATCATATCACGAGGGAGAAGCTGGAACGGATTCTCGCCGTCATCCAAGGAACAAATCACAAGGCCTTGCTGAT gcATTCTAACATCGATATGAAAACACAGGAGGCCTATGAGCTGGCTGTGAAGGGGCTGATTCGCCCCATGGGAAAAAGCCCCCCAATAATCACTGCCATCCGGTGTCTCCAGTTTGCACTCCCTGAATTCCAGCTAG AAATTCACTGCTTGCACGAGACCCAGCAATACCTCCGCAAAGTAGTCCATGAGATCGGGCTGGAGCTGAAATCATCTGCTGTGTGCACACAAGTGCGAAGAACGCGGGACGGTGTCTTCACACTGGATGATGCTCTCCTGAGAACGCAGTGGAACCTGCAGAGCATACAGAATGCAATTCTGAACTGCCAGCTTAGAGTGAAAACCGAGTTAGAGAAAACAATGAGCCATTGGGATGGAAGTGTTCTTCAGGAGATGGATGCTGAGGCTGCCCACGCCGCTGACAGCTGA
- the SWI5 gene encoding DNA repair protein SWI5 homolog: MSAPRPGHAPPRAPAPPRGPGAAAFLRPAPLSARPTSPSAGREWRPDPPRSPARGPPTADGYVVTRRAAPHLGAPPARQCVPRRREGTAGLGTTTPSVPRGADIRFPACPAPCRRCVRDAAVLAEQRCSPSGRVAPPAQRRSLGGSRRSGGAGFRPPLPAAPSHRADGEAPCDDIEALKEKDRALDREIAQLLSEGYSVEELEKHISLLHEYNEIKDAGQMLLGKLAVIRGVTTKQLYPEYDLELSD, encoded by the exons ATGTCCGCCCCGCGCCCGGGCCAC GCTCCGCCCCGAGCGCCCGCCCCACCCCGGGGCCCGGGGGCGGCCGCGTTCctccgccccgctccgctcTCCGCCCGGCCCACCTCCCCCTCTGCGGGCCGCGAATGGCGGCCGGATCCGCCCCGCTCCCCGGCTCGGGGCCCGCCCACGGCGGACGGCTACGTGGTTAcgcgccgcgccgctccccACCTCGGCGCGCCCCCGGCACGGCAATGCGTTCCCCGGCGCCGAGAGGGCACGGCCGGGCTCGGGACTACAACTCCCAGCGTGCCCCGCGGTGCCGACATCCGGTTCCCGGCGTGCCCCGCGCCGTGCCGGCGGTGCGTGCGGGACGCGGCGGTCCTGGCGGAGCAGCGCTGTTCCCCCTCGGGGCGCGTGGCGCCGCCGGCGCAGCGGAG GTCTCTCGGCGGCTCCCGGCGGAGCGGCGGTGCCGGTTTCAGACCTCCG CTCCCGGCCGCACCGTCGCACAGAGCGGACGGAGAAGCGCCGTGCGATGACATCGAagctctgaaggaaaaggaCCGCGCTCTGGACCGGGAGATCGCGCAGCTGCTGTCCGA AGGGTACAGCGTGGAGGAACTGGAGAAGCACATCTCCCTGCTCCATGAGTATAATGAAATTAAAGATGCTGGCCAGATGCTGCTAGGCAAACTGG cTGTTATCCGAGGAGTTACTACGAAGCAGCTGTACCCTGAGTATGACCTGGAGCTTAGTGACTAG